In the genome of Saprospira sp. CCB-QB6, one region contains:
- a CDS encoding FISUMP domain-containing protein, which yields MVNVQILAVDSQQEHQATLEQFLAPLKASGQIQIVGEQEENPFEAYEEKDLAVNILILLLSPVYLEDAQLEAAPLAQLLARKAQKRREYWVQPILLEACDYSHKPYADYPVFPMPNGQKTALPILDPSWSSTAEAWKRAVEGVELGVTYIEQQRSNAPTAVGQQQKLLLLTANPKNTQALDLNIEINAIKNALRRSDYRDNFEVELSLDIQKKALLETLLQEKPRFVHFSGHGSGEDGLLFYGASGESELADGPSLAQLFRLFQKYIDCVFLNACYSEAQAKVIAQYIPYVIGTNNALSDQQAILFSEAFYMAIFNGTTPAEAFALASAQVDFQNLPPSAQAMFYEHGQLTLSQKATDSSETSIGPDRSGEVEKEEKVEEPKVEEPKVEEPPKTEEPLPQPEVSAEKTTSYWTDPKDGQKYPVIKIGKQDWMGRNYALALADSMPSSLADGGQLYSWEQAVKNCPAGWRLPNKSDWEALLVMVDHKSSALKAQTSWVNKKGLDSRQFAALACGEYKLERKLLWQEGHYGHFWSSTDRAGEVYKGEQLAYRLRLAYNSEQCQLAAIYKSSYFSVRYIKIEE from the coding sequence ATGGTAAACGTACAGATTTTGGCCGTGGATAGCCAACAGGAGCATCAGGCAACTTTAGAGCAGTTTTTGGCTCCTTTAAAGGCTAGCGGACAAATTCAGATTGTAGGGGAACAAGAAGAAAACCCCTTTGAGGCCTATGAAGAGAAAGACTTGGCCGTTAATATTTTGATCTTATTGCTTTCTCCCGTCTATTTGGAAGATGCCCAATTGGAGGCCGCTCCTTTGGCCCAATTGCTAGCCCGAAAAGCACAAAAACGCCGCGAATATTGGGTGCAACCCATTTTGTTGGAAGCCTGTGATTATAGCCACAAACCCTATGCAGATTATCCCGTTTTTCCCATGCCCAATGGGCAAAAAACAGCCCTGCCTATCTTAGATCCTAGCTGGTCCTCTACCGCAGAGGCCTGGAAAAGAGCCGTAGAAGGGGTAGAATTGGGCGTGACTTATATTGAGCAGCAACGCAGCAATGCGCCTACAGCCGTTGGACAGCAACAAAAATTGCTTTTGCTGACGGCCAACCCTAAAAATACGCAGGCCTTAGACCTCAATATTGAGATCAATGCCATTAAAAATGCGCTTCGCCGCTCTGATTATCGAGATAACTTTGAAGTGGAATTATCTTTAGACATTCAGAAAAAGGCCCTTTTAGAGACCCTTTTGCAAGAAAAACCTCGCTTTGTCCATTTTTCTGGCCACGGAAGTGGAGAGGACGGCCTACTCTTTTATGGCGCTTCTGGAGAATCAGAATTAGCCGACGGACCAAGTTTGGCCCAACTCTTTCGCCTCTTTCAAAAATACATTGATTGCGTTTTCCTCAATGCTTGTTACTCTGAGGCACAGGCCAAAGTGATTGCTCAATACATTCCCTACGTTATTGGGACCAATAATGCCCTTTCTGATCAGCAGGCCATTTTATTTTCTGAGGCTTTTTATATGGCCATCTTTAACGGTACCACGCCTGCCGAAGCCTTTGCCTTAGCTTCGGCCCAGGTCGATTTTCAAAATTTACCGCCCTCCGCCCAAGCCATGTTTTATGAGCATGGCCAATTGACCCTTTCTCAAAAAGCGACCGATAGCAGTGAAACGTCTATTGGTCCTGACCGATCGGGAGAGGTAGAAAAAGAGGAAAAAGTGGAAGAGCCCAAAGTAGAGGAACCCAAAGTGGAAGAGCCGCCAAAAACAGAGGAGCCCCTCCCCCAGCCAGAGGTTTCTGCAGAAAAAACAACCTCTTATTGGACCGATCCCAAAGATGGACAAAAGTATCCTGTTATTAAGATTGGGAAACAAGATTGGATGGGGCGCAACTATGCCTTGGCCCTAGCGGACAGCATGCCCTCTAGTTTGGCCGATGGTGGACAGTTATATAGTTGGGAGCAGGCGGTCAAAAACTGTCCTGCCGGTTGGCGCTTGCCCAATAAAAGTGATTGGGAGGCCCTATTGGTCATGGTAGATCATAAAAGCTCGGCCCTAAAGGCACAAACGAGCTGGGTCAATAAAAAAGGGCTAGACAGCCGTCAATTTGCGGCCCTAGCCTGCGGAGAATATAAGTTGGAGCGCAAACTGCTCTGGCAAGAAGGCCATTATGGCCATTTTTGGTCGAGTACTGATCGGGCTGGAGAAGTCTACAAAGGCGAGCAATTGGCTTATCGACTTCGCTTAGCCTATAATAGCGAGCAATGTCAGTTAGCGGCCATTTATAAGAGCAGCTACTTCTCGGTCCGCTATATTAAGATCGAAGAATAA
- a CDS encoding helix-turn-helix domain-containing protein, whose amino-acid sequence MIIEIDSVSQLHAMAGLPAPQHPLISVVDLSEVEIGEELLAQKFCLQLYSIALKDGGCGMDYGRNSYDFSEGVLLFTAAGQTSSMHESQKKGERTGWMIFFHPDLIRNKQLGQKIDDYHFFSYEVHEALHLSAAEQNILNRCADLIQEELEGRIDDHSQDVIVDHLQLLLTYSQRYYQRQFNTRSAQNSDLLSRFEQLLKTYYQEGRFAEEGQPAVSYFASELQLSANYLSDLIKKETGYGVKEKIQQFVLDKAKLLLLQSELNISELAYQLGYNYPHYFSRMFKAKTGVSPNQYRKLA is encoded by the coding sequence ATGATTATAGAAATAGATTCTGTTAGCCAACTGCATGCAATGGCTGGCTTGCCTGCCCCTCAGCATCCACTTATCTCTGTGGTAGACCTTAGTGAAGTAGAAATCGGAGAGGAGTTGCTGGCACAAAAATTCTGTTTGCAGCTCTATAGTATTGCGCTCAAAGATGGGGGGTGTGGGATGGATTATGGCCGAAATAGCTACGATTTTTCAGAGGGGGTGCTTTTATTTACTGCGGCTGGACAAACGAGCAGTATGCATGAAAGTCAGAAAAAAGGAGAACGAACGGGCTGGATGATTTTCTTTCATCCAGATCTTATCCGCAACAAACAGTTGGGCCAAAAAATAGATGATTACCACTTTTTCTCTTATGAGGTGCATGAGGCTTTACATCTTTCTGCGGCGGAACAAAATATCTTAAATCGATGTGCTGACTTAATCCAAGAAGAATTGGAAGGTAGAATAGATGACCATAGCCAAGACGTGATTGTGGACCATTTGCAATTATTATTGACTTATAGTCAGCGCTATTATCAACGGCAATTTAATACTCGTTCGGCCCAAAATAGCGATCTGCTCAGCCGCTTTGAGCAGTTATTAAAGACGTATTATCAAGAGGGCCGATTTGCAGAAGAGGGCCAGCCGGCAGTCAGTTACTTTGCTTCTGAATTGCAGCTCTCGGCCAACTATTTAAGCGATCTAATCAAAAAAGAAACAGGTTATGGGGTGAAGGAAAAAATACAGCAATTTGTATTAGACAAAGCTAAGCTACTTTTACTCCAATCGGAACTCAATATCAGTGAATTAGCCTATCAGTTGGGCTATAATTATCCGCATTATTTTAGCCGAATGTTTAAGGCCAAAACGGGGGTGAGCCCCAACCAATACCGAAAGCTAGCATAA
- a CDS encoding peroxiredoxin produces MSKMTLGDALPAFRLQDQDGQWLTEQDFLGQALVLYFYPKDDTPGCTAEACAFRDQFEVFTDLGAKVVGVSADGPEKHKKFASKHRLPFRLLSDSKKELRKKFGVPGSLFGLLPGRVTYIFNAEGKLIHEFSSQFNAVQHIEEALESLKKEA; encoded by the coding sequence ATGAGTAAAATGACTTTAGGCGATGCCTTACCTGCTTTTCGTTTGCAGGACCAAGATGGGCAGTGGCTCACAGAACAAGACTTTTTGGGCCAAGCATTGGTCCTCTATTTTTATCCCAAAGACGATACGCCTGGCTGCACAGCAGAAGCCTGTGCATTTAGAGATCAATTTGAGGTCTTTACTGACTTAGGGGCAAAAGTAGTTGGCGTTAGTGCTGATGGACCAGAAAAGCACAAGAAATTTGCCAGCAAGCACCGCTTACCCTTCCGCTTGCTTAGTGATAGCAAAAAGGAGTTACGCAAAAAGTTTGGTGTCCCAGGCAGCTTATTTGGCCTTTTACCTGGCCGTGTAACTTATATATTTAATGCCGAGGGCAAGTTGATTCATGAATTTAGTTCGCAATTTAATGCGGTTCAGCATATTGAAGAGGCCTTAGAAAGCTTAAAAAAAGAGGCTTAA
- a CDS encoding tetratricopeptide repeat protein: protein MMPKLLLISLLLFSGTLLAQNKAAIKAYNSALQYYQSRDYETAAPLFKQAIQESPDFYYAHRSLISCYEQLEELEKAEAAYLEALKVAPHDFDLHFNLSQTYIQLQKWGEAKKELEHSLQISPTDGKALKSLEQIERYLAKEEAPKRELFIEEERSSPSDKAYNAALALYREQKYQEARSKLQSFMGQITQADFYYLSALCEQQLGERAAAIAQYEAALALDDRHFNSNYNLGILYYNDENYEEAEALLETAYQKQPKKKELAKHLALSYYLGNNMSKAEPLLAELAPKLQSAELYYYWSKSLDQLGRNKESQKALAKAKQLDKSGDLQLDIQNDLAEYGQLASEYRQNGNYQKAIEVLEEAIAKHSEEAALHFNLGLNYLEVGNSMKAQKEFAKTVELAPSHAKAYSALGDIHYQAEKYSEAAAYFKACIEAGMQDAYSYYQLGSSLYKLNRFQESAESFEQAIAKNPKEKQFYFALGLSYLRQKKNDLSIQNFEKALSLDPYFIDAQYHICVNYIETNRFLDAIAEAEKIVEKDPKFAKAYLTLAHSHKRLGNLAEADKYRKQAIRLDPSLR, encoded by the coding sequence ATGATGCCCAAGTTGCTCCTAATTAGTTTGTTATTGTTTAGCGGAACGCTATTGGCCCAAAACAAGGCGGCCATCAAGGCCTATAATTCGGCCCTACAATATTATCAAAGTCGAGATTATGAAACGGCAGCTCCTCTTTTTAAGCAGGCCATTCAGGAATCTCCAGACTTTTACTACGCACATCGCAGCTTAATCAGTTGTTATGAACAGCTGGAAGAACTAGAAAAGGCAGAAGCTGCTTACTTGGAGGCCCTAAAAGTGGCCCCACATGATTTTGATTTACATTTCAATTTGTCGCAAACCTATATTCAATTACAGAAATGGGGAGAGGCGAAAAAAGAATTGGAACATAGTCTGCAAATTTCTCCTACAGATGGAAAAGCCTTGAAGTCTTTGGAGCAAATAGAGCGCTATTTGGCCAAAGAAGAAGCCCCAAAAAGAGAGTTGTTTATAGAAGAAGAGCGCAGTAGCCCTTCGGATAAGGCCTATAATGCGGCTTTGGCGCTTTATCGAGAGCAAAAGTATCAAGAGGCGCGCAGCAAACTGCAATCTTTTATGGGCCAAATTACCCAAGCCGATTTCTATTATCTTTCGGCCCTTTGCGAGCAGCAGCTAGGCGAAAGAGCGGCTGCTATTGCACAATATGAAGCGGCTTTGGCTCTAGATGATCGCCATTTTAATAGCAATTATAATTTGGGAATTCTCTACTACAATGATGAGAATTATGAAGAAGCCGAAGCCCTGCTAGAAACCGCCTACCAAAAGCAACCCAAGAAAAAAGAACTTGCCAAGCATTTGGCCCTGAGCTATTATTTGGGCAATAATATGAGCAAGGCCGAGCCCCTTTTGGCTGAACTTGCACCCAAATTGCAATCAGCGGAGTTGTATTATTATTGGTCCAAAAGCCTAGATCAATTGGGCCGAAATAAGGAAAGCCAAAAAGCTTTGGCGAAGGCTAAACAGCTAGATAAGAGCGGCGATCTTCAGCTAGATATCCAAAATGATTTGGCTGAATACGGACAACTCGCTAGCGAATATCGCCAAAATGGAAATTACCAAAAAGCAATTGAGGTTTTAGAAGAAGCTATTGCCAAGCATTCTGAAGAAGCAGCCCTGCACTTTAATTTGGGCCTCAACTACCTAGAAGTGGGCAATAGCATGAAGGCCCAAAAAGAATTTGCCAAAACCGTAGAGCTGGCACCTAGCCATGCCAAAGCTTATTCTGCATTAGGCGATATTCATTATCAGGCAGAGAAGTATAGCGAGGCTGCTGCTTATTTTAAGGCTTGTATCGAGGCAGGGATGCAGGATGCGTATAGCTATTATCAACTAGGAAGCAGTTTGTATAAGCTCAATCGCTTTCAAGAATCTGCCGAAAGTTTTGAGCAAGCTATTGCTAAAAATCCCAAAGAGAAACAATTTTACTTTGCCTTGGGCTTGAGCTATTTGCGCCAAAAGAAAAATGATCTTTCGATCCAAAACTTTGAAAAAGCCTTGAGCTTAGACCCCTATTTTATTGATGCTCAATATCATATTTGCGTCAATTATATTGAGACCAACCGCTTTTTAGATGCTATAGCCGAGGCCGAAAAAATTGTCGAAAAGGATCCCAAATTTGCTAAGGCTTATTTGACTTTGGCTCATAGCCACAAGCGTTTGGGCAATTTGGCCGAAGCCGATAAATATAGAAAACAAGCTATTCGCCTAGATCCTTCTTTACGTTAA
- a CDS encoding EamA family transporter: MGQLKGILLVAAGACSYGVLATFVKMATNNGGHIGNLTLGQFVWGILILFILRLLFGGKAKKAVAPASLQEKGQLLLAGTAMGLTSTFYYLAIQYIPVSVGIILLMQAIWMGILLESVLERKFPPLIKIIAAAIVLVGTFLATGILGQEESLSLDWRGLAFGLAAASSYTVTLYSSNRVVLRLPNLERSYFMVWGGLIITLLFWNLSLIDNFGWADFASWGLLIAVFGTVLPPILLNEGMPITGTGLGSIIASMEIPVSILFAYVLLNEQVGNLQWLGVGLILAAVFWINWPKKSKA; this comes from the coding sequence ATGGGACAATTGAAAGGAATTTTGCTGGTGGCCGCAGGGGCCTGCAGCTATGGCGTTTTAGCCACTTTTGTAAAAATGGCCACCAATAATGGCGGACATATTGGCAATTTGACCTTGGGTCAATTTGTTTGGGGCATTCTGATCCTCTTTATTTTGCGCTTGCTCTTTGGCGGCAAGGCCAAAAAGGCCGTAGCGCCCGCTAGCCTGCAGGAAAAAGGGCAGTTGTTGTTGGCTGGTACTGCTATGGGCCTGACCAGTACCTTTTATTATTTGGCTATCCAATACATTCCCGTTTCGGTGGGCATCATTTTGCTGATGCAAGCCATCTGGATGGGCATTCTGTTAGAATCTGTACTGGAGCGAAAATTCCCTCCTCTTATCAAAATTATTGCTGCGGCTATCGTTTTGGTCGGGACCTTTTTAGCCACGGGTATTTTGGGCCAAGAGGAATCGCTAAGCCTAGATTGGCGCGGTTTGGCCTTTGGTTTGGCCGCCGCTTCTAGTTATACCGTCACCCTCTATTCTTCCAACCGCGTAGTTTTGCGCCTCCCCAATTTGGAGCGCAGCTATTTTATGGTTTGGGGCGGTTTGATCATCACGCTTTTGTTCTGGAACCTCAGTCTAATCGACAATTTTGGTTGGGCCGATTTTGCTAGCTGGGGGCTGCTCATTGCCGTTTTCGGGACCGTCCTCCCTCCTATTTTACTCAACGAGGGCATGCCTATTACGGGCACGGGCTTGGGCAGCATCATCGCTTCCATGGAAATCCCCGTCTCTATCTTATTTGCCTATGTTTTGCTCAATGAGCAGGTGGGCAACCTACAATGGTTGGGCGTTGGCTTAATTCTAGCCGCTGTTTTTTGGATCAACTGGCCCAAGAAATCGAAGGCTTAG
- a CDS encoding NUDIX domain-containing protein, which yields MEEKNPWTFLSRKKIYSNPWIELEEDQVLDPSGKAGIYGVVHFKNIAVGVIPIDAEGYTYLVGQYRYPLSAYSWEIPEGGCPKAESPLAAAQRELLEETGLRAKKWRPLLQLHTSNSVTDESGIVYLAQELSQGQAQPESSEELRLWRLPLAQAIEMALKDEITDVISQAALFKLKILMDRNEL from the coding sequence ATGGAAGAGAAAAATCCCTGGACTTTTTTGTCTCGCAAAAAAATATATAGCAATCCCTGGATTGAGCTGGAGGAAGACCAAGTTTTGGATCCTAGCGGCAAAGCCGGCATTTATGGGGTCGTTCATTTTAAGAATATTGCGGTGGGCGTAATTCCGATAGATGCCGAGGGCTACACTTATTTGGTGGGCCAATATCGCTACCCGCTTTCGGCCTATAGCTGGGAAATTCCCGAAGGGGGCTGTCCAAAAGCAGAATCGCCCTTGGCGGCTGCCCAAAGAGAACTATTGGAGGAAACGGGCCTGCGGGCAAAAAAATGGCGGCCCTTATTGCAACTGCATACCTCTAATTCCGTCACGGATGAATCGGGCATTGTCTATTTGGCCCAAGAACTCAGCCAAGGTCAGGCCCAGCCCGAAAGCAGCGAAGAACTTCGACTTTGGCGCCTACCTTTAGCTCAAGCCATTGAAATGGCCCTAAAAGATGAAATTACGGATGTCATTTCGCAAGCGGCCCTCTTCAAGCTAAAAATTTTAATGGATCGGAATGAGTTGTAA
- a CDS encoding SIR2 family NAD-dependent protein deacylase, which yields MSKKLKVVILTGAGISTESGIQTFRDANGLWEGHDVMQVASPEGFAQNPALVLDFYNQRRAQLHEVAPNAGHLALKALEEHFEVAVITQNVDDLHERAGSNRILHLHGELFKKRSSLDPENIQPCKEDILLGQTCPKGGQWRPHIVWFGEDVPMLGVAAAWAELADIFIVVGTSMQVYPAAGLIHYVPQASPKFYVDPNPAQLPHLDNLKVLAEPATTGLPALVAELIEKYG from the coding sequence ATGTCAAAAAAATTGAAAGTAGTCATTTTGACGGGTGCAGGAATTAGCACCGAATCGGGCATACAAACTTTTCGGGATGCTAATGGACTTTGGGAGGGGCATGATGTGATGCAGGTGGCTAGCCCGGAGGGTTTTGCCCAAAACCCGGCTTTGGTCCTCGATTTTTATAACCAGAGACGGGCGCAATTGCATGAGGTGGCGCCCAATGCGGGGCATTTGGCACTAAAGGCTTTAGAAGAGCATTTTGAGGTGGCCGTGATTACCCAAAATGTGGACGATTTGCATGAGCGGGCAGGCAGCAATCGGATTTTGCATTTGCATGGCGAGCTGTTTAAGAAGCGCTCTAGCCTAGATCCCGAAAATATTCAGCCTTGTAAAGAAGATATTTTATTGGGCCAAACTTGCCCAAAAGGAGGACAATGGCGGCCGCATATCGTTTGGTTTGGAGAAGATGTTCCGATGCTGGGCGTAGCTGCTGCTTGGGCAGAATTAGCCGATATTTTTATTGTGGTAGGGACCTCTATGCAGGTCTATCCCGCAGCGGGTTTGATTCATTATGTTCCTCAAGCTTCGCCCAAATTTTATGTAGATCCCAATCCCGCCCAACTACCTCATTTAGACAATTTGAAAGTCTTGGCAGAGCCCGCCACAACAGGCCTGCCTGCTTTGGTGGCAGAACTGATTGAAAAATACGGATAA